A segment of the Methanobacterium petrolearium genome:
AAATTCCCGCAGCAGCGCTTTTGGAAATGTTGTTGGCATATTCTGCCTGGAGTTCTTCCAGTTTTTCCTGGATTTCTTCCATTCCCATTTCACGAATCTCTTTACTCCTTAATATAACCATATTGCTACATCCTTTTATAATTTATGATGATTTTAAAGGTTTAAAATCCTATTGGGATTTTTCCA
Coding sequences within it:
- the rpmC gene encoding 50S ribosomal protein L29 translates to MVILRSKEIREMGMEEIQEKLEELQAEYANNISKSAAAGIYENPGKIKELKRTIARVKTIINEKNKEN